DNA sequence from the Myxococcota bacterium genome:
GTTCTCGCTCGACCTCGTAGTTGCCGATCTTGCGCGGCTTCGGCGCGGTCATCCCCGCGCTCAGGCGTCGACCACCCAGGTCCGGGGTGGCTTCTCGCGCTTCTCGAGCACGAGCTCGAACACGTGGGCGCCGAGCTCGACCCGGTCGCCGTGGGCGAGGGCGCGGGTAGCAACGGTCTCACCGTTCACGCGCACGCCGTTGGTGCTCTCGAGGTCGGTCACCGAGAACACACCCCCGATCTGCTCGAAGGCCGCGTGCTGTGCCGACATGCGGTCGTCGGTGAAGGCGAGGTCGACATCCGGGCCGCGACCCACGACCACGCGTTCCGCGTCGAGGGGGTACTCGCTTCCCTCGGCCCCGCCCGCGATCTGGACGAGCGTCGCGGACCAGCCGCTCTGCTTCCCGC
Encoded proteins:
- a CDS encoding FHA domain-containing protein, which codes for MRDGKTVRSPSAGGKQSGWSATLVQIAGGAEGSEYPLDAERVVVGRGPDVDLAFTDDRMSAQHAAFEQIGGVFSVTDLESTNGVRVNGETVATRALAHGDRVELGAHVFELVLEKREKPPRTWVVDA